Proteins from one Malassezia vespertilionis chromosome 2, complete sequence genomic window:
- the TSF1 gene encoding Elongation factor Ts, mitochondrial (EggNog:ENOG503P594; COG:J), translating into MLRFVHAARVLHTSARFAEQARPAITAIAELRRAVPGTALVKAREALVASRTLPDKDDVGAAVAWLEQNRKEEGTKRAAKVSARTTAEGVVACSVLSDGLSGTEARAALIELNCETDFVARNELFGALARDIAHTAAWLPLFGDEGHGAEAIRDVSVAEFLACPIVPYDAPTDVQDAGVRTVGSAITEVIARLGEKIALTRIAATFPGSKNAALVCGSFAHGAAAKAPKPATPTNATFASGRVASLLLVQFGGRVLAAAKNEEANDSLLSGARGLVRSLARQAAGFPTSSIAPSSAEHGGELSTALLAQPFAMLLPSAGLDDSASSGTVQESLQRWAAEIDLSKSPVQVHGLRRWEVAETSAPADQSTSFADEVKKAAGL; encoded by the coding sequence ATGTTGCGTTttgtgcacgccgcgcgtgtgctgcacacctcagcgcgcttcgcagagcaagcgcgaccGGCAATCACCGCgattgccgagctgcgtcgcgctgtgccaGGTACAGCGCTGGTCAAAGCacgcgaggcgcttgttGCTTCGCGCACACTGCCCGACAAGGACGacgtcggcgcggcggtggcTTGGCTCGAGCAGAATAGGAAAGAAGAAGGCACGAAACGTGCAGCCAAGGTATCTGCGCGTACGACTGCGGAGGGTGTCGTGGCATGCAGTGTCTTGTCCGACGGGCTCAGCGGTACagaggcgcgtgctgcgctgaTTGAACTAAATTGCGAGACGGattttgtcgcgcgcaacgagcTATTTggcgctcttgcgcgcgatatTGCACATACCGCCGCGTGGCTGCCTCTGTTTGGTGATGAGGGGCACGGGGCGGAGGCGATTCGCGATGTCAGCGTGGCAGAGTTCCTTGCGTGCCCTATTGTGCCGTATGACGCGCCAACAGACGTGCAAGACGCCGGCGTGCGCACTGTCGGGTCCGCCATTACGGAAGTGATTGCACGGCTTGGCGAAAAGATTGCACTGACGCGTATCGCGGCCACGTTCCCAGGCTCGAAAAATGCCGCACTGGTCTGCGGCTCATTTGCacatggcgctgcggcgaaAGCACCCAAACCTGCGACGCCGACGAATGCGACATTTGCGAGTGGCCGTGTGGCCAGCTTGCTTCTTGTCCAATTTGGCGGCCGCGTCTTGGCCGCGGCAAAGAACGAGGAGGCGAACGACTCGTTGCTTAGCGGAGCGCGCGGGTTAgtgcgctccttggcccGCCAAGCCGCTGGGTTTCCTACAAGCAGCATTGcaccaagcagcgccgagcatggAGGAGAGCTGAGCACGGCACTCTTGGCGCAGCCGTTTGCGATGCTGCTCCCGAGTGCGGGACTCGACGACTCTGCATCTAGCGGCACGGTACAGGAATCACTGCAGAGATGGGCAGCCGAAATCGACCTTTCCAAGAGTCCGGTGCAGGTGCACggtttgcgccgctgggaaGTGGCCGAAACGAGTGCACCTGCTGACCAAAGCACGTCGTTTGCTGACGAGGTGAAAAAGGCAGCAGGGCTATAG
- a CDS encoding uncharacterized protein (EggNog:ENOG503NU2K; COG:U; COG:Y) translates to MNDAASLEQLGEAQRLLAKWCQPGALALPDIKARLPPREAPYEEHTQQDDPWASFYVQRRLPIPPNVFETITSRAPVATLALFPEIARACITVENRVYLWDYQGGQTAFEYHQLREDEVVLAVSLVAAKPNVFIPQIKHVLVLSTGPNSVEGQRVTLLGVEQLDREGQPFGIKLYETAMSANTSGVVMRDIRGSDAGRIFCAGSDHCVYELVYQAHEGWFSSRCYLYNVTQPRFSNLVPSFFKSEKKLSFLAVDNARNLLYILREGDQIEVYSLPSKDSSRAPVHTGSMYGVTHQRGLLHSQQEVGQIVWLGPTEPDTRANASLVAVTEKGYRIYFDDFQRRSWAQLAVRIPPGGQVRLPNQPMLGMRMGAAPAAMRRSTNAFYAAGVFLQSFSTADGAQLFCTSTGTPVNGSTAWPGYVGNAGMPVGSIWQESTTLVHLAQGASAPVLAEAHGKQPLDANGAVIRPSAAENTRAARVFLVLDSNGLVEVAERRPADILASLLKGSVASGAAASAAPPVLDYFTRYGSIEACMIALSIAAENPNLALLPEEAAMHAVRLYFGPLGSWPADSRMPTSLVSSKSSRYEALAYYIACIVRSVWSEKLVPSPWLESTPSTVPNPLTAHGRLETLVRELTPLSEFMRKHSQLFDIAPERDGALAQSVALQRSERDAFGRLRALVQRTIQACHFCAFLADHGLHTIVRSVPQAVRAKLATLHFSDLVATQDGSMVANDLVNALIESQTGARASVDAIAEALQARCASFCSADDVRRYKASECLRNAIETDKLLRDEPGMLRDADPDRRRAIDEDLQLSLRLLLQSAAQIPLDKLTQVCTTYSQLGYARGVITLALACARASDPNDVAVAYRAEGCPEAPSHAQTLYAQRRKMYALMLDALQALDSALDSATNAVVASPKDVAARSHLDRVELKRKDAYALATESPDPLCQEELYTWLIQRGLVDQLLELTTPYLEDFLAGTPVLLGGEARGVYIRKLRDLLWQYYVRHANFFAAAQTLDELAHTELLALRLNERIEYLALAIGNAKSIGPSQEAQQVLDFTRQLEEDLEVAQVQAKILGALYSLNMIDMGEKEHGAYIAIVQQLDTELLDMTCLYKQVAEPFELLEEKLVIIQAAQYQDRELVASIWDALIAREHNASAPEHAYQSVAAMVTDLYAQLHSSSLACPLDFLLPRLEQYAYDTFCCAMDEPMAPSALHWAPLRALDTTPIPVGWAPLVLMQGGASPELLFDVLQALVSSAPPPWNTTAGLGFLLPDASAFLAAWLGAALEKPGLYFPAHRVDQAANAYVLKLNTRKFTRAGDDLDARVEQLHSLLQRIKRAF, encoded by the exons ATGAACGACGCGGCAAGCCTggagcagcttggcgaggcgcagAGGCTGCTTGCCAAATGGTGCCAGCCCGGAGCACTTGCGCTCCCTGATATCAAGGCGCGACTGC CTCCGCGCGAGGCGCCGTATGAAGAGCACACGCAGCAAGATGATCCATGGGCGTCCTTTTATGTCCAACGCCGCCTGCCGATCCCGCCGAACGTGTTTGAGACGATCACGAGTCGTGCGCCTGtcgcgacgcttgcgctctttcccgagattgcgcgcgcatgcatcACGGTGGAAAACAGAGTCTACCTGTGGGACTACCAAGGCGGGCAAACCGCGTTTGAGTACcaccagctgcgcgaggacgaGGTGGTACTTGCTGTGAGCCTCGTTGCAGCGAAGCCAAACGTGTTTATCCCCCAAATCAAGCATGTCCTGGTCCTCTCGACCGGCCCTAACTCGGTCGAAGGCCAGCGGGTGACTTTGCTCGgtgtcgagcagctggaccGCGAGGGCCAGCCTTTCGGAATCAAGCTCTATGAGACAGCCATGAGCGCAAACACAAGTGGTGTGGTCATGCGCGACATCCGTGGATCTGACGCGGGCCGTATATTCTGCGCGGGCAGCGATCACTGCGTCTACGAGCTCGTCTACCAAGCCCACGAAGGCTGGTTCAGCAGCCGCTGCTACCTCTACAATGTGACACAGCCGCGCTTCTCGAACCTGGTCCCCTCCTTCTTCAAGTCGGAGAAGAAACTGAGCTTTCTCGCTGTGGACAATGCACGCAACTTGCTGTACATCCTGCGCGAGGGCGATCAGATCGAGGTATATAGCCTGCCGTCGAAGGACTCGTCGCGTGCGCCAGTGCATACAGGCAGCATGTACGGCGTCACACACCAGCGCGGACTCTTGCATTCCCAGCAAGAAGTCGGCCAGATTGTATGGCTTGGGCCTACCGAGCCCGACACGCGGGCAAATGCGAGCCTCGTTGCCGTTACCGAAAAAGGCTACCGAATCTACTTTGACGATTTCCAGCGCCGGAGCtgggcgcagctcgcggtaCGAATCCCCCCGGGCGGCCAAGTGCGCCTCCCTAACCAGCCGATGCTCGGCATGCGaatgggcgcagcgcctgcagccatgcggcgctcgacCAATGCATTCTACGCCGCGGGCGTCTTCCTCCAGTCCTTTTCCACCGCAGACGGCGCACAGCTGTTTTGCACGAGCACAGGAACGCCGGTGAACGGAAGCACGGCATGGCCGGGTTACGTCGGGAACGCCGGGATGCCTGTCGGGAGTATCTGGCAAGAAAGCACCACCCTTGTGCACCTAGCGCAAGGCGCCAGTGCTCCTGTTCTCGCcgaagcgcacggcaagcagccCCTCGATGCAAACGGCGCTGTTATCCGGCCGTCGGCGGCGGAAAatacgcgcgccgcgcgcgtctttttggTGCTCGACTCCAACGGTCTCGTAGAAGttgccgagcgcaggcCCGCTGATATTCTTGCGAGCCTGCTCAAAggcagcgtcgcgagcggcgctgctgcatccgCTGCTCCACCTGTCCTGGACTATTTTACGCGCTATGGATCGATCGAGGCGTGCATGATTGCGCTTTCCATTGCCGCAGAGAATCCCAACCTTGCCCTACTCCCAGAGGAAgctgcaatgcatgcaGTGCGTCTCTATTTCGGTCCTCTTGGCAGCTGGCCAGCCGACTCGCGCATGCCCACCTCGCTGGTCTCGTCCAAGTCGTCGCGCtacgaggcgcttgcgtacTACATTGCATGCATCGTCCGCAGCGTCTGGTCCGAGAAGCTCGTGCCGAGCCCATGGCTCGAGTCTACGCCTAGTACGGTCCCGAATCCCCTCACTGCGCATGGCCGCCTCGAGACGCTCGTACGCGAGCTTACGCCCCTGTCCGAGTTTATGCGCAAGCACTCGCAGCTCTTTGATATTGCCCCCGAAAGagacggcgcgctcgcgcagagCGTTGCGTTGCAGCGCtccgagcgcgacgcgtttgGGCGCCTCCGCGCACTGGTCCAGCGCACCATCCAGGCCTGCCATTTCTGCGCATTCCTAGCCGACCATGGCCTGCACACcatcgtgcgcagcgtgccgcaagcGGTGCGGGCTAAGcttgcgacgctgcactTTAGTGATCTCGTCGCGACGCAGGACGGCTCCATGGTCGCCAACGACCTGGTCAACGCACTCATCGAGTCCCAAaccggcgcgcgcgcgagcgtcgATGCGATTGCCGAGGCATTGCAGGCGCGGTGTGCGAGCTTTTGCAGTGCGGACGATGTGCGCCGCTACAAAGCGTCGGAATGCCTCCGGAATGCCATTGAGACAgacaagctgctgcgcgacgagcccggcatgctgcgcgacgcagatCCCGacaggcgccgcgcgatcgACGAGGATTTGCAGCTGAGCCTGCGCCTTTTGCTccagagcgccgcgcagatTCCCCTCGATAAGCTCACACAGGTATGCACGACCTACTCGCAGCTTGGCTATGCCCGCGGCGTAATCACACTTGCCTTGGCGTGTGCGCGTGCCTCGGATCCAAACGACGTAGCCGTGGCCTATCGTGCGGAAGGATGCCCTGAAGCGCCGTCGCATGCGCAAACGCTgtatgcgcagcgcaggaagATGTACGCGCTCATGCTCGACGCACTCCAAGCGCTGGACAGTGCGCTGGACAGTGCGACGAATGCAGTTGTCGCAAGCCCCAAAGACGTAGCTGCGCGCAGCCATCTGGACCGAGTCGAGCTGAAGCGCAAAGATGCGTACGCGTTGGCCACCGAGTCTCCCGACCCGCTGTGCCAAGAAGAGCTGTATACGTGGCTCATCCAGCGTGGTCTTGTTGAccagctcctcgagcttACCACGCCGTATTTGGAAGACTTTTTGGCGGGCACGCCTGTGTTGTTGggcggcgaagcgcgcggcgtgtacATCCGCAAGCTCCGCGATCTCCTGTGGCAGTACTACGTCCGGCACGCCAACTTTttcgccgcggcgcagacgctggacgagcttgcgcacaccgagttgcttgcgctgcgtctcaatgagcgcatcgaatacctcgcgctcgccattgGGAATGCGAAATCGATTGGGCCTTCGCAGGAAGCACAGCAAGTGCTGGACTTTACGCGGCAGCTCGAAGAGGATTTGGAGGTCGCGCAAGTCCAGGCCAAGATCCTGGGCGCGCTCTACTCGCTCAACATGATTGACATGGGCGAGAAAGAGCACGGAGCGTATATTGCCATTGTTCAACAGCTCGACAccgagctgctggacaTGACCTGCTTGTACAAGCAGGTCGCCGAGCCttttgagctgctcgaggagaAATTGGTCATCATCCAGGCGGCACAATACCAGGACCGGGAGCTGGTCGCGAGCATTTGGGACGCTCTCATTGCCCGCGAACACAATGCAAGTGCGCCGGAGCATGCCTACCAATCCGTGGCTGCCATGGTCACTGATTTGTACGCACAGCTCCATAGCTCCAGTCTTGCCTGCCCACTCGATTTTCTCCTGCCACGCCTGGAGCAGTACGCGTACGACACGttttgctgcgccatggaCGAGCCGATGGCGCCatctgcgctgcattggGCGCCGCTCCGTGCCTTGGATACCACGCCGATTCCCGTCGGATGGGCACCGCTTGTGCTGATGCAGGGCGGCGCCTCGCCAGAGCTCTTGTTCGATGTGCTCCAGGCCCTGGTGagctccgcgccgccccCGTGGAATACCACCGCGGGCCTTGGCTTCCTCCTCCCGGATGCGTCCGCATTTCTCGCCGCatggctcggcgccgcgcttgaaAAGCCAGGCCTCTACTTTCCTGCACACCGCGTGGATCAGGCGGCGAATGCGTATGTCTTGAAACTCAATACGCGCAAGTTTACGCGCGCTGGGGACGacctcgacgcgcgcgtggagcAGCTTCATAgcctcttgcagcgcatcaagcgcGCATTTTAG
- a CDS encoding uncharacterized protein (COG:C; EggNog:ENOG503NU5T) produces the protein MEQHELGERVKGFAAGTVSGLTKLAVGHPFDTVKVRLQCSPPGTYKGMLDCIRSILHKEGVLGVYKGCVPPAIGWMFTDSIMLGSMHTYCRIIGQHFLHLDMDKNPALPARYQNIAGIGAGWTTAALTTPIELLKTKLQMQRQRVQLSGTSAQARPEFQGTWDCIRQVYRTTGVRGFWQPFPAVLWFRTSFGPLFVSYEYFQVHLGALAASTQPYIPEFAAWCCSPASVTFLSGGLAAEVYWVTAYPADVVKNRMMADALANPRYGSGFRGTFRAAKELWAPADQNPKEKGVLGLALRTRRIYTGFLTCALRAFPTNASALLAFETVMYLMHGSHL, from the exons ATGGAGCAGCATGAATTGGGAGAACGGGTGAAAGGTTTTGCCGCAGGCACTGTATCTGGCCTCACCAAGCTCGCAGTGGGCCACCCTTTTGATACAGTGAAAGTGCGCCTGCAATGCTCGCCGCCCGGCACGTACAAAGGCATGCTGGACTGTATACGGTCCATTTTGCACAAGGAAGGCGTCCTTGGCGTGTACAAAGGATGCGTGCCGCCAGCGATAGGCTGGATGTTTACGGATTCTATCATGCTTGGCTCCATGCACACGTACTGCCGCATTATTGGCCAGCACTTCCTCCATCTTGACATGGACAAGAACCCTGCGCTGCCCGCACGCTACCAGAACATTGCAGGCATCGGCGCGGGATGGACGACCGCCGCACTGACCACGCCGATAGAGCTGCTCAAGACCAAGCTacagatgcagcgccaacGTGTACAGCTCTCTGGCACAAGCGCTCAAGCACGGCCGGAATTCCAGGGGACATGGGATTGCATCCGCCAAGTGTACAGAACCACGGGCGTGCGCGGATTCTGGCAGCCGTTTCCCGCCGTGCTTTGGTTCAGGACCAGTTTCGGCCCCTTGTTTGTCTCGTACGAGTACTTTCAAGTGCATCTGGGCGCGCTAGCAGCCTCTACACAGCCCTACATACCCGAATTTGCAGCGTGGTGCTGCAGTCCAGCCAGCGTCACCTTCCTTTCCGGCGGGCTTGCAGCGGAAGTTTACTGGGTTACTGCGTACCCAGCAGATGTGGTAAAGAATCGGATGATGGCCGACGCACTGGCGAATCCGCGGTACGGAAGCGGTTTCCGCGGCACGtttcgcgccgcaaaagagCTGTGGGCGCCTGCCGACCAAAATCCGAAAGAAAAAGGCGTCTTgggccttgcgctgcgtacgcGTCGGATCTACACGGGCTTTTTGACGTGCGCTCTCCGCGCATTCCCGACGAATGCATCTGCCCTGCTTGCTTTTGAAACAGTGATGTACCTGATGCACGGGTCACATTTG TAA
- the PPM1 gene encoding [phosphatase 2A protein]-leucine-carboxy methyltransferase (EggNog:ENOG503NUP8; COG:H), with protein MERRGDVPPRLSLGTPFRRKERSGLREEASTRTSEDAAVRATDADALLSRLSAVNAGYLDPDPYVALLAQGFDTNVRRPLLINIGTALRSHQVDARVSNFLRTGSITGPPMASTHTAFQIVSLGAGSDTRFWRMGDVSMHPDALWSRVSHYIEIDYPEIASHKVHSIHTQPMLHTALQEIVLEEHGLASARYTLLGEELSALVPPEGSGSTRALDSLFAKLDPSLPTLLLWECVLAYLEPCTANRILTTLCARLPNVAIVSYDMCVAGDTHAPNAPPDRFGKVMLQNLAARNLGLAGARAYTTPEAYKHRFHTLLSSTAGAHGPCEMRSEAYTLQHAWRTLPRAEQERLSRLEGLDEVEELEMLLGHYCMCFAQRSACD; from the coding sequence ATGGAGCGACGAGGGGACGTGCCTCCGCGCCTgtcgctcggcacgccgtTCCGGCGGAaagagcgcagcggcttgcGAGAAGAAgcaagcacacgcacctCGGAGGAcgcggcagtgcgtgcCACCGATGCCGATGCCCTGCTTTCTCGGCTATCGGCGGTAAACGCTGGCTACCTCGACCCTGATCCGTacgttgcgctgctcgcacAAGGCTTTGACACAaatgtgcggcgcccaCTGCTGATCAATATCGGTACAGCACTACGAAGCCACCAAGTCGATGCACGGGTAAGCAATTTTCTTCGCACAGGCAGCATTACGGGCCCGCCGATGGCCTCGACGCACACCGCATTTCAGATTGTAAGTTTGGGCGCAGGCAGCGATACACGCTTCTGGCGTATGGGAGATGTATCGATGCATCCAGATGCGCTCTGGAGCCGTGTGTCGCACTATATTGAAATCGACTACCCTGAAATCGCATCGCACAAGGTGCACAGCATTCATACCCAGCCGATGCTGCACACCGCATTGCAAGAGATTGTATTGGAAGAACATGGGCTTGCGTCTGCGCGGTACACGCTGCTTGGAGAGGAATTGAGTGCGCTAGTGCCGCCGGAAGGAAGCGGCTCGACCCGTGCACTGGACAGCCTGTTTGCCAAACTCGACCCATCCTTGCCCACCTTGCTGCTTTGGGAATGCGTGCTGGCGTACTTGGAGCCATGCACAGCGAACCGAATTCTCACCACCTTGTGTGCACGGCTGCCAAACGTGGCAATCGTCAGCTACGACATGTGTGTTGCAGGCGATACCCATGCACCCAACGCCCCGCCGGATCGATTCGGCAAGGTGATGCTGCAAaatctcgccgcgcgaaattTGGGActcgccggcgcgcgtgcatacaCAACGCCTGAAGCGTACAAGCATCGCTTCCACACGCTCCTTTCGAgcaccgccggcgcgcacggTCCATGTGaaatgcgcagcgaggcgtatacgctgcagcatgcatGGCGTACTTTGCCTCGTGCTGAGCAAGAGCGCTTGTCGCGTTTAGAGGGATTGGACGAGGTCGAAGAGCTAGAGATGCTTTTGGGACATTACTGTATgtgttttgcgcagcgtagCGCGTGCGACTAG
- a CDS encoding uncharacterized protein (COG:S; EggNog:ENOG503NX8A) has protein sequence MRQKRAKTYRRLLHQYVLYFKFREPFQVLVDNTFAESLIQFRVQEPLKQLRNALHADKVKPMITQCCMVALYNAEKAAKKEGEQAHAQAKQVVALAKEWERRKCNHKEALSPAECLYQVIGSENKHRYILAANDVLIRRMERRTVPGLPIVHYAQSVLVLEPMSDVTLRHIDYLDATKSAVSETERKLLDKSKPQIESTSAPKRKRTKGPNPLSVKKPKKAAHTPPMQVASTAPPTAQQTKRRRKKRGSGKEAES, from the coding sequence ATGCggcagaagcgcgcgaagaCGTACCGCAGGCTGCTGCACCAGTACGTGCTATACTTCAAGTTCCGCGAGCCGTTCCAGGTACTTGTGGACAATACATTTGCCGAGTCTCTGATCCAGTTCCGTGTCCAGGAACCTCTTAAGCAGCTCCGaaatgcgctgcacgcggaTAAAGTCAAGCCCATGATCACCCAATGCTGCATGGTTGCGCTGTACAATGCCGAAAAAGCCGCGAAGAAAGAAGGGGAgcaagcgcatgcacaGGCGAAGCAGGTTGTGGCGCTCGCAAAAGAGTGGGaacggcgcaagtgcaatCATAAAGAGGCGCTCAGCCCTGCGGAGTGTCTTTACCAAGTCATCGGCTCCGAGAACAAGCACCGCTACATTTTAGCCGCAAACGACGTGCTGATTCGGCGcatggagcggcgcacggtaCCCGGTCTGCCGATCGTGCATTATGCGCAAAGTGTGTTGGTGTTGGAGCCCATGAGCGACGTGACGCTACGGCATATCGACTATTTGGACGCGACTAAATCGGCCGTGTCCGAGacggagcgcaagctgctggACAAAAGCAAGCCGCAAATTGAGTCtacgagcgcgccgaagcgcaagcgcaccAAAGGCCCAAATCCACTTAGCGTCAAGAAACcaaaaaaagcagcgcacaccCCGCCGATGCAGGTCGCTTCGACTGCGCCCCCAACGGCCCAGCAAACGAAACGGCGGCGTAAGAAGCGCGGGAGCGGAAAAGAAGCCGAATCATGA